A region from the Rhinoderma darwinii isolate aRhiDar2 chromosome 2, aRhiDar2.hap1, whole genome shotgun sequence genome encodes:
- the POLDIP2 gene encoding polymerase delta-interacting protein 2, with the protein MAACAARRSLSVLTRLLRGGLSNSVGVELRQARYALLRPVCGCRFQQDRTLSSRNRPEGKVLETVGVFEVPKQQGKYETGQLFLHSVFGYRGIVLFPWQARLYDRDVALPVTEKSETTAVHGAKEVKGKTHTYYQVLIDARDCPHISQRSQTEAVTFLANHDDSRALYAIPGLDYVSHEDILPYNSTDQVPIQHELFERFLSYDQTKVPPFVACETLHAWQEKNHPWLELSDVHRETTENIRVTVIPFYMGMREAQNSHVYWWRYCIRLENLGIEVVQLRERHWRIFSLSGTLETVRGRGVVGREPVLSKEQPAFQYSSHVSLQASSGHMWGTFRFERPDGSHFDVRIPPFSLESNKDEKTPPSGLHW; encoded by the exons ATggcggcgtgtgcagcacggcgCAGCCTGTCGGTGCTCACTCGCTTGTTACGGGGAGGCCTATCAAACAGTGTCGGTGTTGAGCTCCGGCAGGCCCGGTATGCTCTGCTGAGGCCTGTTTGCGGCTGTCGTTTTCAGCAGGACCGGACGCTATCTTCTAG AAACCGGCCAGAAGGTAAAGTCTTGGAGACAGTAGGGGTGTTTGAGGTTCCAAAGCAACAGGGCAAATATGAAACGGGTCAG CTCTTCCTGCATAGCGTCTTTGGATACAGAGGTATTGTTTTATTTCCGTGGCAGGCGAGATTATACGATCGAGATGTTGCTTTACCAGTCACAGAAAA gtcaGAGACTACAGCAGTTCATGGAGCCAAAGAGGTCAAGGGCAAAACACACACCTATTACCAAGTGCTGATAGATGCACGcgactgcccccacata TCACAGAGGTCACAAACCGAAGCAGTGACGTTTCTCGCAAATCACGATGATAGTCGAGCTTTGTATGCAATCCCTG GTTTAGATTATGTAAGTCATGAGGATATACTTCCCTACAACTCTACTGATCAAGTTCCCATACAACATGAATTGTTTGAAAGGTTCCTGAGCTACGATCAAACCAAAG TTCCACCGTTTGTAGCGTGTGAGACACTACATGCATGGCAAGAGAAGAATCATCCTTGGCTGGAGCTGTCTGATGTGCATAGGGAGACTACTGAGAATATTCGTGTCACAGTGATTCCCTTCTACATGGGAATGAGG GAAGCTCAAAATTCTCATGTCTACTGG TGGCGTTACTGCATCCGTCTGGAGAACCTTGGTATTGAAGTAGTTCAGTTAAGGGAACGTCACTGGCGTATTTTCAGCCTCTCGGGCACACTGGAAACTGTAAGAGGTCGCGGTGTTGTGGGCAGG GAGCCGGTACTCTCGAAGGAGCAGCCAGCTTTCCAGTATAGTAGTCATGTATCTCTGCAGGCTTCCAGCGGCCATATGTG GGGAACGTTCCGTTTTGAGCGACCTGATGGTTCACATTTTGATGTCAGAATTCCTCCTTTCTCCCTGGAAAGTAACAAggatgaaaaaacgcctccatctGGTCTTCACTGGTAG
- the VMA12 gene encoding vacuolar ATPase assembly protein VMA12, whose product MASECRVTEPLLWALRELRSGFTPGSSAAVQDVLDRGAGSCVPFSVLRELHTLLRERGSQIYLHELLEGSEIHLPVVALPERNPQLVARLEKIKAKLANEEYKRITKNVTCQSNRQGTLADLGRQVRPLKTIIITIFNFLVTIAAAFACTYIGSQYVFTESAGRILSSVIVASFVGLAELYVLVRTMEGQLGEL is encoded by the exons ATGGCGAGTGAGTGCCGGGTGACGGAGCCGCTGCTTTGGGCGCTGCGTGAGCTTCGCTCCGGTTTTACGCCCGGCTCCAGTGCCGCAGTGCAGGACGTGCTGGATAGAGGAGCCGGGTCCTGTGTACCGTTCAGTGTTCTGCGGGAGCTGCATACTCTGCTACGGGAAAGAG GTTCCCAGATCTACCTGCATGAGCTGCTGGAAGGTAGTGAGATCCATTTACCAGTGGTAGCGCTGCCTGAACGG AACCCACAGCTTGTGGCTCGCCTTGAGAAGATAAAGGCTAAGCTGGCAAATGAGGAATACAAGAGAATCACAAAGAATGTCACGTGTCAG TCCAATCGGCAAGGTACTCTGGCTGATCTTGGAAGACAAG TGCGGCCGTTAAAAACGATCATCATTACAATCTTCAACTTCCTCGTCACGATTGCAGCTGCATTTGCCTGCACGTATATTGGAAGTCAGTATGTCTTCACAGAGTCTGCTGGG CGGATCCTGTCCTCTGTGATTGTGGCTTCATTTGTGGGATTAGCAGAGCTGTATGTTCTGGTCCGGACCATGGAGGGGCAACTTGGAGAACTGTAG